A single window of Macrobrachium nipponense isolate FS-2020 chromosome 31, ASM1510439v2, whole genome shotgun sequence DNA harbors:
- the LOC135206821 gene encoding uncharacterized protein LOC135206821, which produces MVSPVGEDKNQPVVPSCLRILGVEPTSGSLHVHEFLGVEPTSSSLHAYEFLGVEPTSGPLYVYGFLGIEPTSDSLHVYEFLGVEPTSGSLHAYEFLGVELTSGSLHVYEFLCVEPTSGSLHVHEFLGVEPTSGSLHVYEFLSVEPSSGPLHVYEFLGVEPTSGPLYVYGFLGVEPTSGSLHVHEFLGVEPTSGSLHVHEFLGVEPSSGPLHVYEFLGVEPTSGSLDVYEFLGVEPTSGPLYVYGVLGIEPTSGSLHVYEFLGVEPTSGSLHVHEFLGVEPTSGSLHVYESLGVEPTSGPLHVYEFLCEENYAIII; this is translated from the exons ATGGTGTCACCAGTCGGGGAAGATAAG AACCAACCAGTGGTTCCTTCATGTTTACGAATTTTGGGTGTAGAACCAACCAGTGGTTCCTTACATGTTCACGAATTTCTGGGCGTAGAACCAACCAGTAGTTCCTTACATGCTTACGAGTTTCTGGGTGTAGAACCAACCAGTGGGCCCTTATATGTTTATGGATTTCTGGGCATAGAACCAACCAGTGATTCCTTACATGTTTACGAATTTCTGGGCGTAGAACCAACCAGTGGTTCCTTACATGCTTACGAATTTCTGGGCGTAGAACTAACCAGTGGTTCCTTACATGTTTACGAATTTCTGTGTGTAGAACCAACCAGTGGTTCCTTACATGTTCACGAATTTCTGGGCGTAGAACCAACCAGTGGTTCCTTACATGTTTACGAATTTCTGAGTGTAGAACCATCCAGTGGGCCCTTACATGTTTACGAATTTCTGGGTGTAGAACCAACCAGTGGGCCCTTATATGTTTATGGATTTCTGGGTGTAGAACCAACCAGTGGTTCCTTACATGTTCACGAATTTCTGGGCGTAGAACCAACCAGTGGTTCCTTACATGTTCACGAATTTCTGGGCGTAGAACCATCCAGTGGGCCCTTACATGTTTACGAATTTCTGGGCGTAGAACCAACCAGTGGTTCCTTAGATGTTTACGAATTTCTGGGTGTAGAACCAACCAGTGGGCCCTTATATGTTTATGGGGTTCTGGGCATAGAACCAACCAGTGGTTCCTTACATGTTTACGAATTTCTGGGCGTAGAACCAACCAGTGGTTCCTTACATGTTCACGAATTTCTGGGCGTAGAACCAACCAGTGGTTCCTTACATGTTTACGAATCTCTGGGCGTAGAACCAACCAGTGGCCCCTTACATGTTTACGAATTTCTTTGTGAAGAGAATTATGCAATTATCATCTAA